A single Nostoc sp. PCC 7107 DNA region contains:
- the zds gene encoding 9,9'-di-cis-zeta-carotene desaturase — MRVAIVGAGLAGLATAVDLADAGCEVQIFESRPFVGGKVGSWVDGDGNHVEMGLHVFFGCYYQLFDLMEKVGALSHLHLKEHSHTFINKGGRTGALDFRFFTGAPFNGLKAFFTTSQLSLQDKLQNAIALGTSPIVRGLVDFDGAMKTIRKLDNISFADWFRRHGGSEGSIKRMWNPIAYALGFIDCDNISARCMLTIFQFFAVRSEASVLRMLEGSPDGYLHKPIVDYLAARGTKIYTRRQVREIQFAEGDGQTCVTGIVIAQGDTTETITADAYVCACDIPGIQRILPSDWRKWSQFDNIYKLDAVPVATVQLRFDGWVTELQDAEKRKQLNHAVGIDNLLYTADADFSCFADLALTSPSDYYRPGQGSLLQLVLTPGDPFIKESNEAIAQHVLKQVHELFPSSRELNMTWYGVVKLAQSLYREAPGMDAYRPNQKTPIPNFFLAGSYTQQDYIDSMEGATISGRRAAKAILESIKQ; from the coding sequence ATGCGCGTTGCAATCGTAGGTGCGGGATTGGCTGGGCTGGCAACCGCTGTAGATTTAGCTGATGCTGGCTGTGAAGTCCAGATTTTTGAGTCCCGTCCGTTTGTTGGTGGTAAAGTCGGCAGTTGGGTAGATGGCGATGGCAATCATGTAGAAATGGGGTTGCACGTCTTCTTTGGCTGCTACTACCAATTATTTGACTTAATGGAAAAAGTGGGGGCGTTGTCACATTTACACCTCAAAGAACACTCCCATACCTTTATTAATAAAGGGGGACGCACTGGTGCTTTAGATTTTCGCTTTTTCACAGGTGCGCCTTTTAATGGATTGAAAGCATTTTTTACTACTTCCCAACTATCATTACAAGATAAATTGCAAAATGCGATCGCTCTAGGAACCAGTCCCATAGTCCGAGGACTGGTAGACTTCGACGGGGCGATGAAAACCATCCGCAAACTAGATAACATTAGCTTTGCCGATTGGTTTCGTCGTCACGGTGGTAGTGAAGGTAGCATTAAACGGATGTGGAATCCCATTGCTTATGCTTTGGGATTCATTGACTGCGACAATATTTCTGCCCGTTGTATGTTGACTATCTTCCAGTTTTTCGCTGTGAGAAGTGAAGCCTCTGTACTGCGGATGCTGGAAGGTTCCCCTGATGGGTACTTACACAAACCCATCGTGGATTATTTAGCTGCAAGAGGAACTAAAATTTATACTCGTCGGCAAGTGCGAGAAATTCAATTTGCCGAAGGTGATGGACAAACCTGCGTTACTGGCATTGTAATAGCTCAGGGCGATACTACAGAAACTATTACAGCTGATGCCTATGTCTGTGCTTGTGACATTCCCGGAATTCAGCGTATTTTGCCATCCGATTGGCGAAAATGGTCACAATTTGACAATATTTATAAATTAGATGCAGTCCCCGTTGCCACAGTACAATTGCGGTTCGATGGTTGGGTGACAGAACTGCAAGATGCAGAGAAACGTAAACAACTCAACCATGCAGTCGGCATAGATAACTTACTCTACACTGCTGACGCAGACTTTTCTTGTTTTGCCGACTTGGCATTAACTAGTCCCAGTGATTACTATCGCCCAGGACAAGGTTCGTTGCTGCAACTGGTACTCACACCAGGAGATCCGTTTATTAAAGAAAGTAACGAAGCGATCGCCCAACACGTCCTCAAGCAAGTGCATGAACTCTTTCCCTCATCACGGGAACTGAACATGACTTGGTATGGAGTCGTGAAACTTGCTCAATCTCTTTATCGAGAAGCGCCAGGAATGGACGCATATCGTCCTAACCAAAAAACTCCCATACCAAACTTTTTCTTAGCAGGTAGTTATACTCAGCAAGATTATATCGATAGTATGGAAGGAGCGACAATTTCGGGAAGAAGGGCAGCAAAAGCGATTTTAGAGAGTATCAAGCAGTAG
- a CDS encoding SRPBCC family protein — MSDWLEHSVQVEVEAPIDLVWSLWSDLEQMPRWMKWIDSVKIPPDDPEISIWKLNTGGLEFTWKSQILKVIPNQIIQWQSIDGLPNQGAIRFYDRHNSSIVKLSVSYAIPGIIGKIMDSLFLGRVVESTIQADLERFRQYALKVKAN; from the coding sequence ATGTCAGATTGGCTAGAACATAGCGTACAGGTAGAAGTCGAGGCTCCCATAGATTTAGTGTGGAGTCTGTGGTCTGATTTAGAGCAAATGCCCCGCTGGATGAAATGGATTGATTCGGTGAAAATCCCGCCTGATGATCCAGAAATATCTATTTGGAAACTCAACACTGGCGGTTTGGAATTTACTTGGAAATCTCAGATTCTCAAAGTTATTCCCAACCAAATTATTCAATGGCAATCAATTGATGGTTTGCCCAACCAAGGAGCAATTCGTTTTTACGATCGCCACAACAGTAGCATTGTCAAACTATCTGTGTCTTATGCCATCCCTGGCATTATTGGCAAAATCATGGACAGCTTATTTTTAGGGCGGGTAGTAGAATCAACTATTCAAGCTGATTTAGAAAGGTTTAGACAATATGCCTTGAAAGTTAAAGCTAACTAA
- a CDS encoding type II toxin-antitoxin system HicB family antitoxin — protein sequence MSKLKYQMVIQWSQEDDCFLVGFPDFPGQGWRTHGDTYESAVANGIEALESLIIAYETVGDPLPRPNVFNVA from the coding sequence ATGAGTAAACTCAAGTACCAAATGGTGATTCAGTGGTCACAAGAAGATGATTGCTTCTTGGTAGGATTTCCTGATTTCCCTGGACAAGGTTGGCGCACTCATGGGGATACTTACGAGTCAGCTGTTGCCAATGGCATTGAAGCACTGGAATCTTTGATTATTGCTTATGAAACTGTGGGTGATCCACTTCCACGACCAAACGTGTTTAATGTTGCCTAA
- a CDS encoding 2Fe-2S iron-sulfur cluster-binding protein has product MSVSVRFLPDDVIINAEVGEALLDVAERAGVIIPTGCLMGSCHACTVELEDGDVIRACISSVPPTDEELKIHLFSDPTW; this is encoded by the coding sequence ATGAGTGTTAGCGTGCGATTTTTACCAGATGATGTCATCATCAATGCCGAAGTGGGAGAAGCACTCTTAGATGTAGCCGAACGCGCTGGAGTGATTATTCCCACTGGCTGTCTCATGGGTTCGTGTCACGCCTGTACGGTAGAACTGGAAGATGGTGATGTCATCCGTGCTTGCATTTCCTCAGTACCGCCAACCGATGAGGAGTTGAAGATACATTTGTTTAGTGACCCAACTTGGTAG
- the cobQ gene encoding cobyric acid synthase CobQ — MKAIMVVGTTSHAGKSLLTTAICRLLSRRGWRVAPFKGQNMALNAYVTANGGEIGYAQAVQAWASGVVPWVEMNPILLKPQGDMTSQVIVKGRPVGRVKAADYYEQFFDLGWRAIEESLQHLSTEFDILVCEGAGSPAEINLKHRDLTNMRIAKYLNAPTILVVDIDRGGAFAHVVGTLELLDPDERDLIKGIVINKFRGQRSLLDSGIKWLEERTKKPVIGVLPYFQEIFPAEDSLDLLDRKSYKTQADLNIVVIRLPRIANFTDFDPLESEPTVSVRYLSPKQDLGHPDAVILPGTKTTIADLILLQKSGMAEAIQNYAASGGTVLGICGGYQMLGQIIADPEGIEGQAGRFQGLNLLPIRTVITGQKIARQRQVSSNYPQAGLPVNGFEIHQGRSRIEQPPDSQAFQALFDDVNLGLVDSCQSVWGTYLHGLFDNGPWRRAWLNRLRQQRGLKSLPTGVANYREQREQILDSLATEVERHLDLTPFLS; from the coding sequence ATGAAAGCAATTATGGTAGTGGGGACAACATCCCACGCAGGGAAATCACTCTTAACTACTGCTATTTGCCGTTTGTTGTCACGGCGTGGTTGGCGAGTGGCTCCCTTTAAAGGTCAAAATATGGCTTTAAATGCTTATGTCACTGCCAATGGGGGCGAAATTGGTTATGCACAGGCGGTACAAGCGTGGGCTTCTGGGGTGGTTCCTTGGGTAGAAATGAATCCCATTTTACTGAAACCCCAAGGTGATATGACTTCCCAGGTAATTGTTAAAGGTAGACCTGTAGGACGAGTTAAAGCAGCAGATTACTACGAACAATTTTTTGACCTTGGTTGGCGAGCCATAGAAGAATCTCTTCAACATCTATCCACCGAATTTGACATATTGGTTTGCGAAGGTGCAGGGAGTCCAGCAGAAATTAACCTTAAGCACCGCGACCTGACAAATATGCGGATAGCCAAGTATTTAAATGCACCTACAATTTTGGTAGTAGATATTGACCGTGGTGGTGCTTTTGCCCATGTAGTCGGGACTTTAGAATTACTTGACCCAGATGAACGGGATTTAATTAAAGGTATTGTCATTAACAAATTCCGTGGACAGCGATCGCTTTTAGATTCAGGGATAAAATGGCTAGAAGAACGCACCAAAAAACCTGTGATTGGCGTTTTACCTTACTTTCAAGAAATATTTCCCGCTGAAGACTCCCTCGATTTACTAGATCGAAAATCATATAAAACTCAAGCTGACTTAAATATAGTTGTCATCCGCTTACCCAGAATTGCCAACTTTACCGACTTTGACCCCTTAGAATCAGAACCGACAGTTTCTGTGAGATATCTCAGCCCAAAACAAGACTTGGGACACCCAGATGCGGTAATTCTTCCTGGGACAAAAACCACCATTGCCGACTTAATTTTATTGCAGAAAAGCGGTATGGCAGAAGCAATCCAAAATTATGCCGCTTCTGGTGGGACAGTTTTAGGGATTTGTGGCGGCTATCAAATGTTAGGACAAATTATTGCTGACCCTGAAGGTATAGAAGGACAAGCCGGCAGATTTCAGGGTCTAAATTTATTGCCCATTAGAACCGTCATTACAGGACAAAAAATTGCTCGTCAGCGTCAAGTTAGCTCAAATTATCCCCAAGCAGGCTTACCAGTCAATGGGTTTGAAATTCACCAAGGGCGATCGCGCATCGAACAGCCACCAGATAGTCAAGCATTTCAAGCCTTATTTGATGATGTTAATCTAGGGTTGGTGGATAGTTGTCAATCAGTTTGGGGTACTTATCTGCACGGACTATTTGATAACGGCCCTTGGCGACGTGCTTGGTTAAATCGCCTGCGTCAACAGCGCGGTTTAAAATCCTTGCCCACAGGTGTAGCCAACTACCGAGAACAGCGAGAGCAAATCTTAGACTCGCTGGCTACGGAAGTAGAACGCCATTTAGACTTAACACCCTTTTTGTCATAG
- a CDS encoding Npun_F0494 family protein has protein sequence MAIIDSPNSKIFSYSRTTVERAERSLICCPFTVGLFTAMRNQSVPLNAIALENGVQQGYTQRPLSELSCYNALDWLIQVGVLRREVDGQGITDSFRLTPLGYQLVEKYQGKNWTTPSWQDYLYNAGIRWLRLPF, from the coding sequence ATGGCTATTATTGATTCCCCAAACTCGAAAATCTTCTCTTACTCACGTACCACAGTAGAAAGAGCCGAGCGATCGCTAATTTGTTGTCCTTTCACTGTTGGTTTATTCACAGCCATGCGTAACCAGAGTGTACCATTAAATGCGATCGCCCTAGAAAATGGTGTCCAGCAAGGTTATACTCAGCGTCCCTTATCAGAACTGAGTTGTTATAACGCTTTGGACTGGTTAATCCAAGTCGGTGTACTGCGGCGCGAAGTTGATGGCCAGGGAATTACCGATAGTTTTCGCCTCACGCCTTTAGGTTATCAACTAGTAGAAAAATATCAGGGAAAAAATTGGACTACCCCTTCCTGGCAAGATTACCTGTACAATGCAGGCATCCGTTGGTTGAGACTACCTTTTTAG
- a CDS encoding peroxiredoxin: MPLAVGTNAPAFTVKDTNGNTISLSDFAGKTVVLYFYPKDDTPGCTKQACSFRDAQEQYQGKDVVVLGVSADDEVSHQAFTQKFNLNFPLLADTDKSLIQAYDVDGGGYAKRVTYIIDPSGKIIHVDANVNTSNHASDILAALGL, from the coding sequence ATGCCTCTAGCAGTTGGTACAAATGCACCTGCATTTACCGTCAAAGATACGAATGGGAACACCATCTCATTATCTGATTTTGCTGGTAAGACAGTTGTTTTGTATTTTTATCCCAAAGATGACACTCCAGGCTGCACCAAACAAGCGTGTAGCTTCCGCGATGCTCAAGAGCAATATCAAGGTAAAGATGTGGTTGTTTTGGGTGTGAGTGCCGATGATGAAGTGTCTCATCAAGCTTTTACCCAAAAATTCAATCTCAACTTTCCCCTGCTGGCAGATACCGATAAGTCTCTCATTCAAGCTTACGATGTTGATGGTGGTGGTTATGCCAAGCGTGTCACCTACATCATCGACCCCAGTGGCAAAATTATTCATGTTGATGCCAACGTGAATACATCTAACCACGCCAGCGATATTTTAGCGGCACTGGGGCTGTAA
- a CDS encoding ABC transporter permease, with protein sequence MSVTPKSDVNWQQLASPADAAPNFLGDLTQETLALTRRLFIQLQRRPSTLLAGIIQPVMWLVLFGALFQNAPKGLFGNTTNYGQFLAAGVIVFTAFAGALNAGLPVMFDREFGFLNRLLVAPLASRFSIVFASAIFIISQSLLQAAVIVGAAAFLGAGLPDAVGLSAIALIVFLLALGVTAISLGLAFALPGHIELIAVIFVTNLPLLFASTALAPLSFMPKWLQVVATLNPLSYAIEPIRYLYLHNNWGLGSIVMQAPWGDVTFGGALLILFGFAVVALFSIQPQLRRTLA encoded by the coding sequence ATGAGTGTAACTCCTAAATCTGATGTCAACTGGCAGCAACTAGCCTCACCTGCTGATGCTGCACCTAATTTTTTGGGTGACTTGACCCAAGAAACCCTGGCTTTAACTCGTCGCTTGTTTATTCAATTACAACGCCGTCCCTCAACTTTATTGGCGGGAATTATTCAGCCTGTCATGTGGCTGGTGCTATTCGGCGCTTTATTCCAGAACGCACCCAAGGGTTTATTTGGCAATACGACAAATTACGGTCAATTTTTAGCTGCTGGCGTAATTGTTTTTACCGCATTTGCTGGCGCATTAAACGCCGGATTACCTGTGATGTTTGACCGCGAATTTGGCTTTTTGAACCGTTTATTAGTCGCACCCCTAGCATCGAGGTTTTCGATTGTCTTTGCTTCCGCCATCTTTATTATTAGCCAAAGTTTACTCCAAGCGGCTGTAATTGTTGGTGCAGCAGCCTTTCTGGGGGCAGGGCTACCGGATGCAGTGGGTTTGAGTGCGATCGCCCTCATTGTCTTTCTCTTAGCGTTGGGCGTAACTGCTATTTCTCTGGGTTTAGCTTTTGCTCTACCTGGACACATTGAATTAATTGCAGTGATTTTTGTTACCAACCTGCCTTTACTGTTTGCCAGCACAGCTTTAGCGCCTTTATCTTTCATGCCCAAGTGGTTACAAGTTGTGGCTACACTGAACCCACTTAGCTATGCAATTGAACCTATCCGCTATCTCTATCTCCACAACAATTGGGGATTGGGTAGTATAGTCATGCAAGCACCTTGGGGTGATGTTACTTTTGGTGGTGCTTTATTAATTTTGTTTGGCTTTGCCGTTGTTGCCTTATTCAGCATTCAACCCCAATTACGGCGGACTCTTGCTTAA
- a CDS encoding daunorubicin resistance protein DrrA family ABC transporter ATP-binding protein — protein sequence MAPAVLIQNLQKRYGTVEAVKDVSFEVESGEIFGLLGPNGAGKTTTLRALCTLTTPDAGKIEVSGISVLDNPRVARQKLGYVAQEVAIDKVLTGRELLQLQAALYHLPGAVAKQRIQTVLDLLSLQEYADKKTGTYSGGLRKRLDLAAGLLHAPDVLVLDEPSVGLDIESRFVVWDFLRKLRVSGTTVLITSHYLEEIDALADRVAIIDRGIVIATGTPSQLKDRVGGDRITLRIREFSPLEEAEKAKDLLQALPFVQEIIINSAQGNSLNLVVTPQNDALITIQQTLNHASLPIFGIAQSRPSLDDVYLAATGRTLMDAELAAVANRDPKAEKKQNMR from the coding sequence ATGGCTCCCGCCGTTTTAATTCAAAATCTGCAAAAGCGCTACGGTACTGTTGAAGCCGTCAAAGATGTTTCTTTTGAAGTCGAGTCAGGAGAAATCTTTGGTTTACTCGGCCCCAACGGTGCAGGTAAAACTACTACTCTGCGTGCTTTGTGTACCCTCACCACTCCAGATGCTGGCAAAATTGAAGTATCTGGAATTTCTGTGTTGGATAACCCCAGAGTAGCAAGGCAAAAACTCGGTTATGTAGCGCAGGAAGTTGCTATAGATAAAGTGTTGACTGGACGAGAACTGCTGCAATTACAAGCGGCGCTTTATCACCTCCCTGGCGCGGTAGCAAAACAGCGAATTCAGACGGTTTTAGATTTACTGAGTTTGCAAGAATACGCTGATAAAAAGACAGGAACTTATTCTGGTGGTTTACGCAAACGCCTTGATTTAGCGGCTGGGTTACTCCATGCACCGGATGTATTGGTGTTGGACGAACCATCCGTAGGACTAGACATCGAAAGCCGTTTTGTTGTGTGGGATTTCCTGCGGAAGTTGCGGGTATCAGGAACAACAGTATTAATTACCAGCCATTATTTAGAAGAGATTGACGCACTAGCAGATCGCGTCGCTATTATTGACCGTGGGATTGTCATTGCCACAGGTACACCCTCACAATTAAAAGATAGAGTAGGAGGCGATCGCATTACCTTACGCATTCGGGAATTTTCTCCCCTTGAGGAAGCCGAAAAAGCCAAAGACCTCTTACAAGCTTTACCTTTTGTCCAAGAAATCATCATTAACAGCGCTCAAGGTAATTCTCTGAATTTAGTAGTCACACCCCAAAATGATGCCCTAATTACCATTCAGCAAACCCTCAATCATGCAAGCTTACCAATATTCGGCATCGCTCAATCTCGCCCTAGCTTAGATGATGTGTACCTCGCAGCCACTGGACGCACCTTAATGGATGCAGAACTGGCCGCAGTGGCTAACCGTGATCCCAAAGCAGAAAAGAAGCAAAATATGAGATAG
- the rpsU gene encoding 30S ribosomal protein S21, with amino-acid sequence MTQIIVGENEHLESALRRFKREVSKAGIFQDMRKHRHFETPIEKSKRKKLALQKQGKRRFRT; translated from the coding sequence ATGACCCAAATTATAGTGGGTGAAAATGAACACCTGGAGTCAGCCTTACGCCGATTTAAACGAGAAGTTTCCAAGGCGGGAATTTTTCAAGATATGAGGAAGCACCGTCACTTTGAAACGCCTATTGAAAAATCTAAGCGTAAAAAACTTGCCTTGCAAAAGCAGGGTAAGAGACGTTTCCGCACTTAA
- a CDS encoding RNA-binding protein, whose product MSIYVGNLSYDVTENDITGVFSEYGTVKRVQVPTDRETGRLRGFAFVEMGTEAEEAAAIEALDGAEWMGRGLKVNKAKPKEDRGSSGGGRGGYGGGGGRNRY is encoded by the coding sequence ATGTCAATTTATGTAGGCAACCTCTCTTACGATGTTACAGAGAATGATATTACAGGCGTTTTTTCTGAATATGGCACGGTAAAGCGGGTACAAGTACCTACAGACCGGGAAACAGGCCGTCTGCGCGGCTTTGCTTTTGTGGAAATGGGAACAGAAGCTGAAGAAGCCGCTGCGATCGAAGCTCTTGATGGTGCTGAATGGATGGGTCGTGGACTCAAAGTTAATAAAGCCAAGCCCAAAGAAGACAGAGGTTCTTCTGGTGGCGGTCGCGGAGGATACGGTGGCGGTGGTGGACGTAATCGCTACTAA
- a CDS encoding ssl1498 family light-harvesting-like protein: MYTTINESGLLNNYATEPQIYYAEYPNQERQNRYKLQGAVATLLVTALVLLALGVS, encoded by the coding sequence ATGTATACCACCATTAACGAAAGCGGTCTTCTGAATAACTACGCAACTGAACCCCAAATTTACTACGCTGAATATCCCAACCAAGAGAGGCAAAATCGTTACAAATTACAAGGTGCCGTTGCTACCCTACTAGTTACTGCTCTAGTTTTGCTTGCCTTGGGCGTTAGCTAA
- a CDS encoding DEAD/DEAH box helicase: protein MSFSHLGLSNEIIRAVTELGYTKPTPIQMQAIPAVLSGRDLLAGAQTGTGKTASFTLPLLQKLSSEKSLKSTSYECFPIRALILTPTRELAAQVELNVREYSKYLKLNTMAMFGGVSINPQKKLLRGRVDILVATPGRLLDHVQQRTVNLSNVEFLVLDEADRMLDMGFIRDIRRILSLLPKQRQNLLFFATFSDKIKELATGLLDNPEMIEVARRNVTADTVTQKVYKVDRDRKCQLLVQLIRQNNWYQVLVFTRTKYGADRLVKQLTQERIQALAIHGNKSQSARTHALAKFKNDSLQVLVATDIAARGLDISELPHVVNFDLPNVPEDYVHRIGRTGRAGASGKAVSLVCADEYDLLADIETLIKQRLPFEVVTGFGANSQIKPEPITDERKHRPKGKKRPDRSSTKPTSQKSPRQTVKGAKKSDDRPDTSHR, encoded by the coding sequence ATGTCTTTTTCTCATCTCGGCTTGTCTAATGAAATCATCCGTGCTGTCACCGAGCTAGGATACACCAAACCCACGCCTATTCAGATGCAGGCGATTCCTGCCGTTTTGTCAGGGCGTGATTTGTTAGCTGGGGCGCAAACGGGGACTGGAAAAACTGCCAGCTTCACTCTGCCGCTGCTGCAAAAATTGTCGTCTGAAAAGAGCCTTAAAAGCACATCTTATGAATGTTTCCCAATTCGGGCGCTAATTCTCACTCCGACTCGTGAATTAGCCGCCCAAGTAGAGCTAAATGTGCGTGAGTATAGCAAGTACCTGAAGTTGAACACGATGGCGATGTTTGGCGGGGTCAGCATTAATCCACAAAAAAAGCTGTTGAGAGGTCGAGTGGATATTCTGGTCGCTACGCCAGGGCGACTGCTAGACCATGTACAGCAGCGGACGGTGAACCTGTCAAATGTTGAGTTTTTAGTCCTGGATGAAGCAGACCGGATGTTGGATATGGGTTTTATCCGTGATATCCGTCGCATTCTCTCGCTTTTACCAAAACAGAGACAAAACTTATTATTCTTCGCTACCTTCTCGGACAAAATCAAGGAACTAGCTACCGGGTTGCTAGATAACCCAGAGATGATCGAGGTAGCACGCCGTAACGTTACTGCCGACACTGTGACACAAAAAGTCTACAAGGTAGATCGCGATCGCAAGTGCCAATTACTTGTTCAGCTGATTCGGCAAAATAACTGGTATCAAGTGCTAGTGTTCACGCGGACAAAGTATGGTGCTGACCGTCTGGTGAAGCAGTTGACCCAAGAACGTATTCAAGCACTGGCTATTCACGGTAATAAAAGTCAATCGGCACGTACCCACGCTTTGGCTAAATTCAAAAACGACAGTTTACAGGTATTGGTCGCAACAGACATTGCTGCACGTGGTCTCGACATCAGCGAACTCCCTCATGTGGTCAATTTCGATTTACCCAATGTTCCAGAAGATTATGTTCATCGCATTGGTCGCACTGGTCGCGCGGGTGCATCAGGTAAAGCTGTATCGCTGGTGTGTGCCGATGAATATGATCTGTTGGCAGATATCGAAACGCTAATTAAACAACGATTGCCTTTTGAAGTGGTTACTGGTTTTGGTGCTAATTCACAAATCAAGCCCGAACCAATTACCGATGAACGCAAGCATAGACCCAAAGGCAAAAAGCGTCCCGATCGCTCTAGTACTAAACCCACATCACAAAAATCGCCTCGGCAAACGGTGAAAGGTGCTAAAAAATCTGATGATCGTCCTGACACATCACACCGTTAG
- a CDS encoding DUF2809 domain-containing protein, with protein MPLFKSLRWRTIFSLTIILPIGLFYSHYRYSVSWLNQEVGGIFYQIFWCLFAFLFTTTRASVWQIPLWVLVITSLIEFMQLWHPPFLIWVRSFWWGRMLIGTAFTWVDFPYYFIGSGLGWLWLRLIVRGSKLK; from the coding sequence ATGCCACTCTTTAAAAGCCTGCGCTGGCGAACAATTTTTTCTCTGACTATTATTCTCCCCATTGGACTTTTCTACAGCCACTATCGCTATTCTGTTTCGTGGTTAAACCAAGAAGTAGGCGGGATTTTTTACCAGATATTTTGGTGTTTGTTCGCCTTTCTATTTACAACCACTCGCGCTTCTGTTTGGCAAATCCCTTTATGGGTATTGGTTATTACTTCCTTAATAGAGTTTATGCAATTGTGGCATCCACCATTTCTGATTTGGGTACGTTCATTTTGGTGGGGCAGAATGTTAATTGGTACTGCCTTCACCTGGGTTGATTTTCCCTATTATTTTATTGGGAGTGGCTTAGGATGGCTGTGGTTGCGGCTGATAGTTCGGGGATCAAAACTAAAATAA
- the cydB gene encoding cytochrome d ubiquinol oxidase subunit II, with the protein METLKYFLPQVWFVILALFLFLYVMLDGFDLGVGILSLTSSDDERRGILMTSLSNIWDANETWLVLMGGGLFGAFPLAYGTILNALYIPIFVMVFGFIFRGVAFEFRELSRRKLFWNFAFGTGSFIAALGQGFALGAVLKGINVDETGHFIGSTWDWLSLPSLLVALTLIQGYVLIGSTYLVWKTTGDLQETHYKTAKIAALTTLVGAIAITISTPIIYESARSRLFQQPLVYIFTLIPLLGVWLIWQLWQSLNRKEERAPFVWTILLFVLSFIGLGLIVFPYIIPTRITIYEASADPSSLVIMIIFIGFLIPVMLFYNLYQYIVFRGKVTGNNYGE; encoded by the coding sequence ATGGAGACGCTCAAGTATTTTCTACCGCAAGTTTGGTTTGTAATTTTAGCTCTATTTTTATTCCTTTATGTCATGTTAGACGGCTTTGATTTGGGAGTAGGTATCTTATCTCTTACATCCTCCGATGATGAACGTCGAGGAATTTTAATGACTAGCTTAAGCAACATTTGGGATGCGAATGAAACTTGGTTGGTGTTAATGGGAGGCGGATTATTTGGGGCTTTTCCTTTGGCTTACGGCACAATTTTAAATGCTTTGTATATTCCAATTTTTGTTATGGTGTTTGGGTTTATTTTTCGCGGTGTAGCGTTTGAATTTCGAGAATTATCCAGACGCAAGTTATTTTGGAATTTTGCTTTTGGGACAGGAAGTTTTATCGCTGCACTTGGACAAGGATTCGCCCTTGGTGCCGTACTCAAAGGTATTAATGTTGATGAGACAGGACATTTTATTGGTAGCACCTGGGATTGGTTAAGTTTGCCATCTTTGCTAGTAGCATTAACTTTAATTCAAGGATATGTGTTGATTGGGTCAACATATCTCGTGTGGAAAACCACAGGAGATTTACAGGAAACCCACTACAAAACTGCGAAAATTGCCGCTTTGACAACATTAGTGGGTGCGATCGCCATTACAATTAGCACACCCATAATCTATGAAAGTGCCAGGTCTCGCTTATTTCAACAGCCTTTAGTTTATATTTTTACTCTTATTCCACTTCTGGGTGTCTGGTTAATTTGGCAACTTTGGCAGAGTCTCAACCGCAAAGAAGAACGAGCGCCTTTTGTCTGGACAATTCTGTTATTTGTATTGTCCTTTATTGGCCTAGGTTTGATTGTTTTTCCCTACATCATCCCCACAAGAATTACTATCTATGAAGCATCAGCCGATCCGAGTTCCTTAGTAATCATGATTATTTTTATCGGCTTTTTGATTCCGGTGATGTTGTTTTACAACCTTTATCAATATATTGTTTTTCGAGGTAAGGTGACAGGCAATAACTACGGGGAATAG